The following nucleotide sequence is from Halanaerobiales bacterium.
CCAGAAGAAAGAAAGGTGGGAATGGTCTATCAGGATTATATGCTTTTTCCCCATCTAAATGTAAAAAATAATATAATTTTTGGTTTAAAGACTTCTAATAAATATAGTAAAGATGAAATAGAGAATAAATTACAGGAGATGCTAGAACTTTTTGGTATAGAAGACCTTTTAGCTAGAGATGTAAATACTTTAAGTGGTGGGGAAAAACAGAGGGTGGCCCTGGCCAGAGCTTTAATAACCTCTCCAGATGTTTTACTCTTAGATGAACCTTTAAGTGCGGTTGATCCAGCTACTGGCGAAAATTTAATAAATGAATTAAAAAAAATACATAATAAATTAGGAACAACAACTCTTCATGTAACTCATGATTTTGTTGAAGCTCTAGCTTTGGCAGATAGAATAGCAGTTATGAATAATGGTCAGATTGAACAAAAAGGTGAAACTGATCAAATATTTCAAAAACCTGCCTCAAATTTTGTAGCAGAATTTGTTGGAGTTAAAAACATTTATGAAGCCAGGGCTACTGATAAAGAGAATGAAGTATTAGTTAAAGGGAAAAATAAAAATCTTAAAATAACTATAATTGATAATATTGAGAATAAGGCAAACTTAACAATTAGACCTGAAGATATAATTATTTCTACTGAGATTTTTTCTTCTTCAGCCCGCAATTCATTTAAGGGAAAAGTTAAAATTATAAAAGATAGACTTAATTATTTGGAAGTAATTGTAGATATAGGCGTAGAAGTTGCTGTTCATATTACCAGACAATCTCTTAAAGAATTTGATTTAAAAAAAGGAAAAGAAGTTTATTTAACATTTAAAGCTTCAGCTGTTCATGTTTATTAATTAGACAGGGGGGGATTTATTTGGATAAAATAATTGTATCAGGCCAGTGCAGTAAAATTGGAAAAACTAAATTCATTGAAGAAACAATAAAGAATTTATGTGGTGAAATTTTTGCTTTTAAAGCTGCTGTCAGTGAAGATAAAGAAGATATGATAATAAGTGTTGAGGAAGATATAAAAAATAATGAGGAAAAAGATACAGGGCGTTATCTTAAGGCAGGAGCAAATAAAGCAGTTTATTTGAAATCAAATCTCAATAATTTAGCTAAAGGTATTGATAAAATAGAGGAAGATCTTGATGAAAACTACGATTATAAAATTTATGAGGGTAATAATATAATAGATTTTATAAATCCAACTTTAGTATTTTTCTTAAAAAATAATAATTTAGAGAAAAAATATTCTGCAGAAAAAGCTGCCAGAAAAGCAGATATTATTATTGATTACAGTAATGATAAAAGAGATATTATTTTTAATAAAGAAAGTATCATATGTTATAAGGCTCATCTTTTAGCAGATGTTCTGGGAGTTAGTGTTGGAAAAATAGGTAAGTTATTAAATGATGCAGATATAAAAATAAAAGGATGTCAATTAGGTTTATTTTAGCAAATTTATAGTTAATGGAGGATGAAAATATGTCAGAATTTCTAGATCTAAATAATCTTGAATCATTTTGGGATAAGATTAAAATTAATCTTAAAAACAAAAAATTTGAAAAAGAAAAAATTGCAATGGAAAATAGTCTTGGGAGAATTTGTGGAGAGAAAATACAAGCAAGAGAAAGTCTTCCTCCTTTTAGTAGATCTACAGTAGATGGCTTTGCTATTAAAGCCCGAGATAGTGCAGGAGCATCAGCTAATTTACCGACTTATTTTGAGGTTATTGGAGAAATTGAAATGGGTGAAGAAACTGAACTTGAAATTGAAGAAGGTGAGGCTGTAGCAATACCTACTGGTGGAATGCTTCCAAAAGGAGCAGATGCTGT
It contains:
- the wtpC gene encoding tungstate ABC transporter ATP-binding protein WtpC encodes the protein MLKLENIKKEYDDFKVENINLEIDSGEYFVILGPTGTGKTIILEIIAGLIKEDRGSIFFKDKNITNFSPEERKVGMVYQDYMLFPHLNVKNNIIFGLKTSNKYSKDEIENKLQEMLELFGIEDLLARDVNTLSGGEKQRVALARALITSPDVLLLDEPLSAVDPATGENLINELKKIHNKLGTTTLHVTHDFVEALALADRIAVMNNGQIEQKGETDQIFQKPASNFVAEFVGVKNIYEARATDKENEVLVKGKNKNLKITIIDNIENKANLTIRPEDIIISTEIFSSSARNSFKGKVKIIKDRLNYLEVIVDIGVEVAVHITRQSLKEFDLKKGKEVYLTFKASAVHVY